The proteins below come from a single Ictalurus furcatus strain D&B chromosome 27, Billie_1.0, whole genome shotgun sequence genomic window:
- the LOC128602588 gene encoding B-cell receptor CD22-like encodes MGQSINIVKDGHKAFNREDHPVLYISRKLSLAERKYAAMEREALAIKWAIEELRYYLAGRHFTLVTDHAPLQWMAKAKDTNARREWYRVQSSEGEPRDLSKDPQYSGRVSVSTVTSDCELTVRNVSVSDSGVYNFRFKTQSSDWISASSGVHLTVTDLKVTVSDSESYKLLSCITTCPYNLTYVWYRNGQFKVQQDRGEQYVTSGESGSYSCAVRGHEELRSPAVCVFDEKSCWNVTYSTQNICSLIGSSVDILCDFTFTDHNKVTKVFWFIKDQTGVEPVDVREDEEYQGRVQYTQISQNNCRLRITNLRERDAQTYRFRFYTDGGKYTGDPGVSLSVTDLKVTVSDWSEQYMNLSCITTCTLSNNPTYIWYKNGQRVSECKSASCSVAAVGGAVSYSCAVEGHDSLLSPPVYSPKNTRPVVLSSGDRVEGDSVTLSCSSDANPPVLTYSWFKQRAAADTLLTTGQNYSISNISSQHSGLYYCTAHNQLGQHNSTPTLLDVKGNSTPTHLDESENYTVLMLVMVGLAVFLAVTLLSGALWMWKRKSSSANGHSSTGESGQRHSPAVYENVSASDRSGRVTSDDQDDVHYASVVFKNSHTQEVSLSRRLPPDTTEEEDVQYAAVNISRSTAAIQLAADEAADDPSQLYSKIQKLPTSAV; translated from the exons ATGGGGCAGAGCATAAACATAGTCAAAGACGGgcataag GCTTTCAACAGAGAAGaccacccggtcctctacatcagcaggAAGCTGTCCTTGGCTGAGAGGAAATATGCTGCCATGGAGAGagaggccctggcaataaagtgggccatcgaggagttGCGCTACTACCTGGCAGGTCGACACTTCACTCTGGTGACGGACCACGCAccactgcagtggatggccaaggccaaggacACCAATGCCAGG agagagtggtATCGAGTCCAGAGCTCTGAAGGAGAACCACGAGACCTGAGCAAAGATCCACAATACTCAGGACGAGTGTCTGTAAGCACAGTGACGTCTGACTGTGAGCTGACAGTGAggaatgtgagtgtgagtgactCTGGAGTTTATAacttcagatttaaaacacagaGCAGTGACTGGATATCAGCCTCATCTGGAGTTCATCTGACTGTTACAG ATCTGAAGGTTACAGTATCAGATTCGGAGAGCTACAAGTTACTGAGCTGCATCACCACCTGCCCCTACAACCTCACTTATGTCTGGTACAGGAACGGACAGTTTAAAGTTCAACAGGACAGAGGTGAACAGTATGTCACTAGTGGGGAATCAGGCAGCTACTCCTGTGCTGTAAGAGGACACGAGGAGCTTCGCTCTCCTGCTGTCT gtGTTTTTGATGAGAAGAGCTGCTGGAATGTGACGTACTCCACCCAGAATAtctgctctctgattggctcATCAGTGGACATACTCTGTGATTTCACGTTTACTGATCATAACAAGGTCACAAAAGTGTTCTGGTTCATTAAAGATCAGACTGGTGTTGAACCTGTGGATGTGAGAGAGGATGAGGAGTATCAGGGCCGAGTGCAGTACACACAGATCTCCCAGAATAACTGTAGACTGAGAATCActaacctgagagagagagacgctcaAACATACAGATTCAGATTCTACACTGATGGGGGTAAATACACCGGTGATCCTggagtctctctgtctgtcacag atCTGAAGGTTACAGTATCAGACTGGAGTGAGCAGTACATGAATCTGAGTTGCATCACCACCTGCACTCTGTCTAACAACCCCACTTACATCTGGTACAAGAACGGACAGCGTGTGTCTGAGTGTAAATCTGCCTCCTGCTCTGTAGCTGCAGTCGGTGGTGCGGTCAGTTACAGCTGTGCTGTTGAAGGCCATGACAgtctcctctctcctccagtgt ATTCTCCTAAAAACACCAGACCAGTGGTTCTTTCCTCTGGAGACAGAGTGGAGGGGGATTCAGTGACTCTGAGCTGTAGCAGTGATGCAAACCCTCCTGTTCTCACCTACTCCTGGTTTAAACAGAGAGCAGCTGCAGACACACTGCTGACAACAGGCCAGAATTACAGCATCAGCAACATCAGCTCCCAGCACAGCGGACTGTACTACTGCACTGCTCACAACCAGCTGGGACAGCACAACTCTACACCCacactcctggatgtgaagggtaactctACACCAACACACCTGGATGAGTCAG AGAATTACACAGTGTTAATGCTCGTCATGGTGGGACTGGCTGTCTTCCTGGCAGTAACACTCCTCTCAGGAGCTCTGTGGATGTG GAAGAGGAAGTCGAGCTCAGCTAATGGCCACAGCAGCACTGGTGAGAGTGGACAG CGTCACTCTCCTGCTGTTTATGAAAATGTCTCAGCCTCAGACCGCAGTGGAAGAGTCACCTCAGATGATCAGGATGACGTTCACTATGCCAGTGTTGTATTTAAAAACTCCCACACACAGGAAGTGTCTCTGTCACGCAGACTTCCTCCAGACACCACAGAGGAAGAGGATGTTCAGTACGCTGCTGTGAACATTAGCAGGAGCACTGCTGCCATCCA GCTTGCAGCAGACGAAGCAGCTGATGATCCGTCTCAGCTCTACAGCAAGATCCAGAAACTCCCCACTTCAGCAGTGTAG
- the LOC128602687 gene encoding uncharacterized protein LOC128602687, whose protein sequence is MKLFYCLLISDINNSVSVSGIQHVNVSCHPEKICALRESSVTLTCSYSNIIIITGFWFSLKDKAKWRKEEHPEDLALDSDYTGRVSYTEMTNFSSTLTITDLRERDSGEYRLVFITDKGLKYLSSAGVTLTVTDLQVTHDSTQQVLTCRTSCPLTSTVHRYYWYKNQQYLEKYKDNMGTFPLSKAEEGSYSCSVHGYNNILSLPLCEYSFGFMM, encoded by the exons ATGAAGctgttttattgtcttttaaTATCTGATATTAACAATTCAGTTTCAGTATCAGGTATCCAGCACGTGAATGTGTCATGCCATCCTGAGAAGATCTGTGCTCTGAGGGAGTCATCTGTGACCCTGACGTGCTCTTACtcaaatatcatcatcatcactggcTTCTGGTTCAGCCTAAAGGACAAAGCTAAATGGAGGAAGGAGGAACATCCAGAGGATTTAGCTTTAGACTCAGACTACACAGGACGTGTGAGCTACACAGAGATGACAAACTTCAGCTCGACTCTTACAATAAcagacctgagagagagagactcagggGAATATCGCCTCGTGTTCATTACGGATAAAGGATTGAAATATCTGAGCTCAGCTGGAGTTACTCTAACAGTTACAG ACCTGCAGGTGACCCACGACTCCACACAACAAGTTCTCACCTGCCGCACTTCCTGTCCTCTGACCTCTACTGTTCACCGGTACTACTGGTACAAAAATCAACAATACTTAGAGAAATACAAAGACAACATGGGAACTTTCCCTTTAAGTAAAGCTGAAGAAGGCAGTTACTCCTGCTCTGTTCACGGCTATAacaatattctctctcttccactgtgTGAGTATTCATTTGGCTTCATGATGTAA